Proteins from a genomic interval of Petrotoga sp. 9PW.55.5.1:
- a CDS encoding ABC transporter permease — MEILKETIRSLLSNKLRTFLSMLGIIIGVGAVMTIITIGDGARKQIVDTLGGLGADIMLINSSETSFYSSNPMTIQDAENMQNQIPYIKSATSVLTWGGVNTTTAQKSTDCLVFGAFPSIFETMNLELAYGRAIENEDDFRNVAVIGYNVANKLFQSENPLGKQITLHFTTNKGSIKLSFEVIGVLKKTGTRIAFNVDEMIIIPNRFADYRIFNYRGRTRQILATSIDENSSDLALAGVDLYLFNKFKDTKYYSIISQNAMLEATNQIVGIINVILVGIAAISLVVGGIGIMNIMLVTVKERTREIGIKMAIGATRQRILLEFLVESIILTVVAGLIGIMLGGFLSTLIAYFGRAFGLSTLITWKSIVLSFGISVAIGLFFGIYPANQASKLSPVEALRYE, encoded by the coding sequence GTGGAAATACTTAAAGAGACGATAAGGTCATTACTTTCTAATAAATTAAGGACATTTCTTTCAATGCTTGGAATAATAATAGGCGTTGGAGCAGTTATGACCATTATAACAATAGGAGATGGGGCTCGTAAACAGATAGTTGATACACTTGGAGGTTTAGGAGCCGACATTATGCTTATTAATTCCAGCGAAACTTCTTTTTATTCTTCAAATCCCATGACAATACAAGATGCTGAAAATATGCAAAATCAGATTCCATACATTAAATCAGCAACAAGCGTCCTGACTTGGGGTGGAGTTAATACAACAACCGCTCAGAAAAGTACCGATTGCTTAGTATTTGGAGCTTTCCCTTCAATTTTTGAAACGATGAATTTAGAACTCGCGTATGGAAGAGCTATAGAAAATGAAGATGATTTTAGAAACGTTGCCGTTATTGGCTATAATGTAGCTAATAAATTATTTCAAAGTGAAAACCCTTTGGGGAAACAAATTACTTTACATTTTACTACTAATAAGGGAAGTATAAAACTTTCATTTGAGGTAATAGGTGTGTTAAAGAAAACAGGTACTAGGATAGCTTTCAATGTAGATGAAATGATAATAATACCTAATCGTTTTGCAGATTATAGGATATTTAATTACAGAGGAAGAACAAGACAGATACTCGCCACCTCTATCGATGAAAATAGTTCAGACTTAGCATTAGCGGGAGTCGATCTTTATCTCTTTAATAAATTTAAAGATACAAAATATTACAGTATAATAAGTCAAAACGCTATGTTAGAAGCAACAAATCAAATTGTAGGAATTATTAATGTCATATTAGTAGGGATAGCGGCAATATCGTTAGTAGTTGGTGGAATAGGGATAATGAATATAATGCTTGTTACAGTCAAAGAAAGGACAAGAGAGATAGGTATAAAAATGGCGATAGGAGCAACAAGACAAAGGATACTGCTTGAGTTTTTAGTTGAAAGTATAATCTTAACGGTAGTAGCAGGTTTAATAGGAATAATGTTGGGAGGATTTTTATCAACCTTGATTGCTTATTTTGGTCGAGCATTTGGATTAAGTACGTTGATAACTTGGAAGTCTATAGTTTTATCTTTTGGTATTTCAGTGGCAATAGGCTTGTTTTTTGGTATATATCCAGCCAATCAAGCTTCCAAATTGAGTCCGGTTGAAGCTTTAAGATATGAATGA
- a CDS encoding efflux RND transporter periplasmic adaptor subunit, with product MKKRGKITIGSIVIIAIVVVIGIIIFPTGNTARTQSSGLPSLYLEYQVRSGEIGDSIEVIGNITAEIESVIPKVSGEVVEVYVKKGDKVEKGQVIAKIDDLDYQIAYLNALNDYESSTNIGERMKEVKRLQLEKAKKNLEDTQIKAPVSGIVNEVNISKGDVIRNTDTAFVIINADTIKVKSAVDEIEYPYVKEGMEATIKIEPLNLELPGRIEWISFSSTTESGIVVSGSGIVIVPIEIVFIEDPLKYNIFSGMTVDIEIVTLRLENTVAIPKEALYYGENGSKFVYKKTAEGGMEPVHVQTGRETSSVVEITEGLKVGDTVLVLPSQEDAQRILQNYGIQI from the coding sequence ATAGTTGTGGTTATAGGAATAATAATCTTTCCAACTGGTAATACTGCCCGAACTCAATCGAGTGGACTTCCTTCTTTATATTTAGAATACCAAGTAAGATCAGGAGAAATAGGAGATTCGATAGAAGTTATAGGGAATATAACAGCAGAAATTGAGTCTGTTATTCCAAAAGTATCAGGGGAAGTAGTAGAAGTATATGTTAAAAAGGGAGACAAGGTAGAAAAGGGCCAAGTTATAGCAAAGATAGATGATCTTGATTATCAGATAGCGTATTTAAATGCGTTGAATGATTACGAATCCTCAACTAATATTGGAGAAAGGATGAAAGAAGTAAAGCGATTACAGTTAGAAAAGGCCAAAAAGAATTTAGAGGATACACAGATAAAAGCACCTGTGTCAGGTATAGTTAACGAAGTTAATATTTCAAAGGGAGATGTAATAAGAAACACAGACACAGCTTTTGTAATAATTAATGCTGATACAATAAAAGTTAAATCGGCAGTGGACGAAATAGAATATCCCTATGTAAAAGAAGGAATGGAAGCAACAATAAAAATAGAGCCGCTGAACTTAGAACTACCAGGTAGAATAGAGTGGATAAGTTTTTCTTCGACTACAGAAAGCGGTATTGTTGTAAGTGGGAGTGGCATTGTGATTGTACCTATTGAAATAGTATTCATTGAAGACCCCTTAAAATATAATATATTTTCCGGAATGACAGTAGATATAGAAATAGTTACATTAAGATTAGAAAACACTGTAGCTATTCCAAAAGAAGCTTTGTATTATGGAGAAAACGGAAGTAAGTTTGTGTATAAAAAAACAGCAGAAGGTGGGATGGAACCGGTTCATGTGCAAACAGGTAGAGAAACTAGCAGTGTAGTAGAAATAACAGAAGGATTGAAAGTAGGAGATACGGTTTTGGTTTTACCTTCTCAAGAAGACGCCCAAAGAATACTGCAAAATTATGGTATCCAAATATAA